The following coding sequences lie in one Fusarium poae strain DAOMC 252244 chromosome 1, whole genome shotgun sequence genomic window:
- a CDS encoding hypothetical protein (BUSCO:3582at5125) yields the protein MAAFLRSKQAGMQNDLSASIRPELFMPDDQARYGINSQISCYAYDPVQSLLAIGTGESKFGPGKVYIFGQRRVHKILEPPRSTSFQIVQFSSNRLVTVDAKNELGIWDIDTGERIAAMVIAGQVVSLVTDPMLDWAFIGLYNGDIMAFDLDRGNLARAFRLPNFWKEKNPGAATSNLITMSLHPRDVGKLLLGYTYGAVVYSFKQAKAVNYYEYVVPAGAPGGNGVAVETVRKPRLTHALWHPSGTFVLTVHDDGSLVFWDPKAEKVVMARTLTDFDIDQPSSATSAPALSEPITKIAWCCKENCDDSGLLIAGGQRMDESPKGLTFVDLGQTPVYATSTWQILANYCRGKRQSLLQLPSGAQAVNFLLIPRFSPHFGGAQDPIAVIVLLSSGELITLSFPSGYPISPTNQLHPSVSFVHPFVTKINVSALERPRWLSMFEKRNQGEPLLKGGAEGPRPRKRFEERTIIQAAHADSTIRIWDSGHGDDIENGTQLQVDVARALDRYEDVEITCMNMATSTGEFVVGTHTGEAIIYRWGQNRFFGKENKTELDPNPKGLTDISSRAEPGLKEGLQPLVLYEMMMGPITAVQVSNVGFVGVGSELGFFTLIDLRGPSIIFQAPMTDFAKQDKRASFLKGHSSSSEPPKEWPVVIEFSVMTLDEDKYSSICCFVGTNLGKVITFKILPGQDGTYTAQPAGVVAFDGKIISLSPIEADTGKPALATGPIVAGLREGRQVNGVLVAVTQTEIRIFKPANSKGASKEFDDILCDAACVAETELHDFAVVGLFGDRTARAFSIPALKEVGKADLPMLDVTRTTNSVVTQTGDIFAWSGPSELAVIHVWGAGKALQQSPDIMINPELKCPPRPTISNMQWIAGSQFITPEDLDLLVGGPDRPPSKRMMDEAAAERRAALAGEQVPAAGSSSQEGWGDYLTRQLNERTEKLNMMGDNMENLQNNSAGWADDVNKYLNKQKRNVVLGGLKSKFF from the exons ATGGCGGCCTTCCTCCGCAGCAAGCAGGCGGGCATGCAGAATGACCTATCAGCGAGCATCAGACCTGAACTCTTTATGCCCGATGATCAGGCTCGCTATGGCATCAACTCTCAAATCAG CTGTTACGCATACGACCCAGTCCAATCCCTCCTCGCCATTGGAACCGGTGAAAGCAAGTTCGGCCCCGGCAAGGTCTACATCTTCGGACAGCGACGTGTGCACAAGATACTCGAGCCCCCCCGATCCACATCATTCCAGATCGTTCAATTCTCGTCCAACCGCCTTGTTACCGTCGACGCAAAGAACGAGTTGGGAATATGGGACATCGATACTGGCGAGCGCATCGCTGCCATGGTCATCGCTGGCCAGGTCGTCTCTTTGGTGACGGATCCCATGCTTGACTGGGCTTTTATCGGCCTGTACAATGGAGACATCATGGCCTTTGACTTGGACAGAGGAAACTTGGCGCGCGCATTCAGACTACCTAATTTctggaaggaaaagaacCCTGGCGCAGCCACTTCCAACCTTATAACCATGTCACTCCACCCGAGAGATGTTGGCAAGCTCCTGCTGGGTTACACCTATGGTGCTGTCGTCTACTCGTTTAAGCAAGCCAAGGCTGTCAACTACTACGAGTACGTTGTTCCTGCAGGCGCCCCAGGAGGAAATGGTGTAGCTGTTGAGACTGTCCGAAAGCCACGACTTACACATGCGCTGTGGCATCCATCTGGCACCTTTGTCCTGACCGTccatgatgatggaagcTTGGTCTTTTGGGACCCAAAGGCGGAAAAGGTCGTCATGGCGAGGACCTTGACCGACTTTGACATTGACCAGCCCTCATCCGCCACATCCGCGCCAGCTCTGTCTGAGCCCATTACCAAGATTGCCTGGTGCTGCAAGGAAAATTGTGACGATAGCGGTCTGCTAATTGCGGGTGGCCAACGTATGGATGAATCACCCAAAGGTCTCACATTTGTTGATCTAGGACAAACACCTGTTTATGCGACATCGACATGGCAAATTCTAGCAAATTACTGCCGCGGAAAGCGACAGTCTCTTCTCCAGCTTCCCTCTGGCGCCCAGGCAGTCAACTTTCTTCTCATTCCCCGATTCTCTCCTCATTTTGGCGGCGCACAGGATCCAATTGCTGTCATCGTACTTCTTTCCTCGGGAGAACTAATCACCTTGAGTTTTCCCTCTGGCTACCCGATTAGCCCTACCAACCAACTACACCCGTCTGTCTCTTTTGTTCATCCCTTCGTAACAAAGATCAATGTCTCTGCTTTAGAACGCCCTCGATGGCTCTCCATGTTCGAGAAGCGCAACCAGGGCGAACCACTTCTCAAAGGAGGCGCCGAAGGACCACGACCCCGAAAGAGATTTGAAGAACGAACCATCATACAAGCTGCCCATGCCGATAGCACCATCAGGATTTGGGATTCTGGACATGGCGATGACATCGAGAATGGGACTCAGCTACAAGTCGATGTTGCCCGGGCACTCGATCGATATGAAGACGTCGAGATTACCTGCATGAACATGGCAACTAGCACAGGAGAGTTTGTTGTCGGTACACATACAGGAGAAGCCATCATTTACCGCTGGGGTCAGAACCGTTTCTTTGGCAAAGAGAACAAGACAGAGCTTGACCCAAATCCCAAGGGACTTACCGATATCAGCTCTAGAGCGGAACCAGGGCTGAAGGAAGGCTTGCAGCCCCTTGTTCTCTacgagatgatgatggggCCCATTACCGCTGTGCAAGTGTCAAATGTCGGCTTTGTTGGTGTAGGCTCAGAACTTGGATTCTTTACCTTGATTGATCTCCGGGGGCCTTCGATCATCTTCCAAGCACCCATGACAGACTTTGCCAAGCAAGACAAGCGAGCTTCCTTTTTAAAAGGTCATAGCTCCTCTTCAGAGCCACCAAAGGAGTGGCCAGTCGTGATCGAGTTCAGTGTCATGACTCTGGATGAGGACAAATATTCGAGCATTTGCTGCTTCGTGGGAACAAACTTGGGCAAAGTCATCACGTTCAAAATTTTGCCAGGTCAGGACGGCACATATACTGCGCAACCCGCAGGTGTCGTGGCATTCGATGGAAAGATCATCTCACTTAGCCCCATTGAAGCTGATACAGGCAAGCCTGCCCTTGCCACCGGCCCGATCGTGGCAGGCCTAAGAGAAGGACGCCAAGTCAATGGTGTACTCGTCGCAG TTACACAAACAGAGATCCGAATCTTCAAACCCGCCAATTCCAAGGGCGCATCAAAAGAGTTTGATGACATCCTATGTGATGCTGCCTGCGTAGCAGAAACTGAACTGCATGACTTTGCTGTGGTTGGCTTGTTCGGTGATCGGACTGCTCGAGCTTTTTCGATCCCCGCTCTCAAGGAAGTCGGAAAGGCTGATCTTCCTATGCTAGACGTGACGAGGACCACCAACTCTGTTGTAACACAAACTGGCGATATCTTTGCGTGGTCAGGACCTAGCGAGCTTGCCGTCATACATGTTTGGGGAGCAGGAAAGGCGCTGCAGCAATCCCCGGATATCATGATCAACCCTGAGCTAAAGTGCCCACCTCGACCAACTATTTCAAATATGCAATGGATCGCGGGTAGCCAGTTCATCACTCCTGAAGATCTTGACCTTCTTGTTGGTGGGCCAGATAGACCACCCAGCAAGCGAATGATGGATGAAGCAGCAGCTGAAAGACGTGCGGCTCTAGCAGGCGAGCAGGTTCCAGCTGCTGGTTCAAGCAGCCAAGAAGGATGGGGAGATTATCTGACACGGCAGTTGAACGAAAGAACTGAAAAGTTGAATATGATGGGTGACAACATGGAAAATCTGCAGAACAACAGCGCCGGCTGGGCAGATGATGTTAACAAGTACTTGAACAAGCAAAAGAGGAACGTTGTGCTGGGAGGTCTCAAGAGCAAGTTTTTCTAA
- a CDS encoding hypothetical protein (TransMembrane:1 (o20-43i)), translated as MAPTPTPTPVSSSPKDSDTISWVSTGLIIALCITLVTILGMSLRIRDYIVEKREEDDKLVKSQNALRDSESDRKGLQREADLLSQELQNWRTLYAECWVEMTAAGTFCRENHSHRPSDQPNKKPDVSTQTKGPDVDGSESRIERARPILRPTLSGFARGDAAHYVVDGRWQVPQQIKFGDMSTIHLDTDDAQIDNPVLKDSAQDPNRDPDAPNDAHAGHGRRE; from the coding sequence ATGGCTCCCACTCCGACCCCCACACCCGTGTCTTCTTCCCCCAAAGACTCAGACACTATTTCATGGGTGTCTACCGGTCTGATCATCGCTCTATGCATCACCCTAGTCACCATCCTTGGAATGTCCCTCCGTATTCGCGATTACATCGTcgaaaagagagaagaggacGACAAGCTCGTAAAATCTCAAAACGCGTTGCGAGACAGCGAATCTGACAGAAAGGGACTCCAGCGAGAGGCGGATCTGCTGTCCCAAGAGCTGCAGAACTGGCGAACATTGTATGCCGAGTGCTGGGTTGAAATGACCGCCGCTGGTACATTCTGCCGAGAGAACCACAGCCACCGTCCCTCGGACCAGCCAAACAAGAAGCCTGATGTCTCTACCCAAACCAAAGGTCCGGACGTTGATGGATCCGAAAGTCGGATCGAACGGGCGAGGCCGATTCTAAGGCCGACTCTATCGGGGTTTGCTCGCGGAGACGCGGCTCATTATGTCGTTGATGGGCGCTGGCAGGTACCCCAGCAGATTAAGTTTGGAGACATGTCCACGATTCATCTTGACACTGATGATGCACAGATTGACAATCCTGTTTTGAAGGACTCCGCTCAAGATCCTAACAGGGATCCGGACGCCCCGAATGATGCTCATGCTGGACATGGGCGACGGGAATGA
- a CDS encoding hypothetical protein (TransMembrane:12 (i71-88o112-129i141-160o166-192i204-222o234-254i296-315o335-357i369-388o394-417i429-449o461-482i)): MADGITTKSELEQARAEEMEQTGDNIARVNSIRSTHPDKPQEDGIYAQALAQYPTDDSIDPILEKKVRRKLDRLIIPVLGVCYFFYYVDKTTLSYAAIFGLRDDLSLKGDEYSWLSSSFYFGWLVWAIPSNLLMQRSPPGYYLAFNIFMWGALLMTQAAANNFAGLLALRILSGAFEAIADPAFMLITSMYFTREEQPSRISAWYAFNGVGVAGGGLIGYAIGNIRGALQSWRYEFLVVGAFCSAWAIALVLLLPNSPRTIRGFSHDEKLVMIARMRRNQTGIEQRRINWGQIKEAYLDYKTWLFTLLGFVSNVPNGGISNFSTLVIKGLGFDTLHTALLGIPQGALVVIWIGLGALANKYMPPNSRTLVSAIFMIPTIAGALGFLLAPADAYVGRLICFYLTGSYQASFVICLSLITSNTGGQSKKMIVSGMIWFGACIGNIASPFFYRSEQAPTYPLGIGSLLVANCIEFVLFFVFRYAFKWENKKKEKQREALRAAGHDITANATAFTDMTDKENPNFEYVY, encoded by the exons ATGGCTGACGGCATAACCACCAAATCTGAGCTCGAACAGGCTCGTGCagaagagatggaacaaACAGGAGACAACATCGCTAGAGTTAATAGTATCCGGTCTACACATCCGGACAAGCCTCAAGAGGATGGAATTTATGCACAAGCACTTGCACAATATCCAACCGACGACTCGATCGACCCAATCTTGGAAAAGAAGGTTAGAAGAAAACTGGACCGACTTATCATTCCCGTTCTTGGAGTTTGCTACTTCTTCTATTATGTCGACAAGACCACACTTTCATATGCTGCAATCTTTGGGCTAAGAGATGACCTCAGCTTGAAAGGAGACGAATACTCTTGGCTTTCCAGCAGTTTCTACTTCGGCTGGCTTGTCTGGGCCATCCCCTCGAACCTCTTGATGCAACGCAGCCCCCCTGGATATTACTTGGCCTTCAACATCTTCATGTGGGGTGCTCTCCTCATGACACAAGCTGCAGCAAACAATTTTGCTGGTCTTCTTGCTCTAAGAATCCTCTCTGGTGCATTTGAGGCCATCGCTGATCCAGCCTTCATGCTCATTACCTCGATGTATTTCACGCGAGAGGAGCAACCAAGTAGAATTTCAGCTTGGTATGCTTTCAATGGCGTTGGGGTTGCTGGTGGAGGTCTGATCG GCTATGCTATTGGTAACATCCGAGGGGCACTTCAGTCCTGGCGGTATGAGTTCCTTGTTGTCGGTGCCTTTTGTTCCGCTTGGGCTATTGCTCTTGTCCTGCTGCTACCGAATTCACCCCGTACTATTCGGGGTTTCTCACACGACGAGAAACTCGTCATGATCGCCCGAATGCGACGCAACCAGACAGGAATCGAGCAACGCAGAATTAACTGGGGGCAAATCAAGGAAGCCTATCTTGACTATAAGACATGGCTTTTCACATTGCTTGGTTTTGTGTCTAACGTTCCCAATGGCGGCATTTCCAACTTTTCGACACTTGTCATTAAAGGACTTGGCTTTGATACTTTGCACACTGCTCTCTTGGGTATCCCCCAAGGTGCTCTCGTTGTCATCTGGATTGGTTTAGGTGCTTTAGCGAACAAGTACATGCCACCCAACAGCCGTACACTTGTCAGCGCCATCTTTATGATCCCAACTATTGCTGGTGCACTTGGTTTTCTTCTTGCTCCTGCGGATGCATATGTTGGTCGTTTGATTTGCTT CTATCTTACTGGATCATATCAAGCATCCTTTGTTATCTGCTTATCCCTTATCACCTCAAACACTGGTGGTCAGTCCAAGAAAATGATTGTTTCTGGAATGATCTGGTTCGGCGCCTGCATTGGAAACATTGCAAGTCCATTTTTCTATCGTTCCGAACAGGCGCCTACGTACCCCCTTGGTATCGGCTCACTGCTTGTCGCCAACTGCATAGAgtttgttcttttctttgtctttagATACGCTTTCAAGTgggagaacaagaagaaagaaaagcaacGCGAGGCTTTGCGTGCAGCAGGCCATGACATTACTGCGAATGCAACCGCTTTCACAGACATGACGGACAAGGAGAACCCCAATTTTGAATATGTTTACTAG
- the LYS3 gene encoding Saccharopine dehydrogenase [NADP(+), L-glutamate-forming] (BUSCO:25141at5125) has translation MPQSALLLGSGFVATPAVEVLSKAGVHVTVACRTLTSAKNLAGTYDNTKAISLDVNDSAALEQAVSEHDVTISLIPYTFHAAVIKAAIKAKKNVVTTSYVSPAMEELHEEAKAAGITVLNEIGVDPGVDHLYAVDFIDRIQQEGGKIKSFKSYCGGLPAPENSNNPLGYKFSWSSRGVLLALKNNAKYYEDNKLVDISGVDLMSTAQPYHSGYLGFNFVAYGNRDSTGYRERYRIPDAETVVRGTMRYNGFPQFVKSLVDIGFLSTDKQDFFKQAIPWKDALQKFIGANSSSEEDLTKAVLSKTSFKDESVKNQVLAGLKWIGVFSDVNITPRGTALDTLCASLEQKMAYEKGERDLVFLQHTFEVVNKDGSQNTWTSTLVEYGAPEGSGGFSAMSRLVGVPCGVATKMVLDGTITDKGVVAPVYPSLARTLMNELKNNYGIEDNFEPFEGLMHRDTKMIISLI, from the exons ATGCCTCAATCAGCCCTTCTTCTCGGTTCCGGCTTCGTTGCCACTCCTGCCGTTGAGGTCCTTTCCAAGGCCGGTGTTCACGTCACTGTTGCTTGCCGTACTCTCACTTCGGCCAAGAACCTCGCCGGTACTTACGATAACACCAAGGCCATCAGCCTCGACGTTAACGATTCCGCCGCTCTCGAGCAGGCCGTCTCTGAGCACGATGTCACCATCTCTCTGATCCCTTACACCTTCCACGCTGCTGTCATCAAGGCCGCTATCAAGGCTAAGAAGAATGTCGTCACTACCTCTTACGTCTCTCCTGCCATGGAGGAGCTCCACGAGGAGGCCAAGGCCGCTGGTATTACCGTCCTCAACGAGATTGGT GTTGACCCTGG TGTCGACCACCTTTACGCTGTCGACTTCATCGACCGCATCCAGCAGGAGGGAGGCAAGATCAAGTCTTTCAAGAGCTACTGCGGTGGTCTACCTGCCCCTGAGA ACTCCAACAACCCTCTAG GATACAAGTTCAGCTGGAGCAGCCGAGGTGTCCTTCTGGCCCTCAAGAACAACGCCAAGTACTACGAGGATAACAAGCTGGTTGACATCTCTGGTGTCGATCTGATGAGCACTGCTCAGCCTTACCACTCTGGTTACCTGGGATTCAACTTTGTCGCCTACGGAAACCGAGACAGCACCGGTTACCGCGAGCG ATACCGAATCCCCGATGCTGAGACCGTTGTCCGAGGAACCATGCGTTACAACGGCTTCCCTCAATTCGTCAAGTCTCTTGTCGACATTGGCTTCCTCAGCACCGACAAGCAGGACTTCTTCAAGCAGGCCATCCCTTGGAAGGACGCTCTCCAGAAGTTCATTGGTGCCAACTCATCAAGTGAGGAGGACCTGACCAAGGCTGTCCTCTCCAAGACCTCATTCAAGGACGAGTCTGTTAAGAACCAAGTGCTGGCTGGACTCAAGTGGA TTGGTGTCTTCTCTGATGTCAACATCACCCCCCGCGGAACCGCTCTCGACACCCTTTGCGCTTCTCTCGAGCAGAAGATGGCTTACGAGAAGGGCGAGCGTGACCTTGTCTTCCTCCAGCACACTTTTGAGGTCGTCAACAAGGACGGTAGCCAGAACACCTGGACTTCCACTCTTGTTGAGTACGGTGCCCCTGAGGGCTCCGGTGGTTTCTCTGCCATGTCCAGACTGGTCGGAGTTCCTTGTGGTGTTG CCACCAAGATGGTCCTCGACGGTACCATCACAGACAAGGGTGTCGTCGCCCCTGTCTACCCCAGCCTTGCTAGGACATTGATGAACGAGCTCAAGAACAACTACGG CATTGA AGACAATTTCGAGCCATTTGAGGGACTCATGCACCGCGATACTAAAA TGATCATCTCGCTGATATAG
- a CDS encoding hypothetical protein (SECRETED:SignalP(1-17)~TransMembrane:1 (n2-13c17/18o337-355i)), whose product MLQSLFLASALAVGIYAQSTPDPALTANGAFQHLGCVAIRPGTFPRQLNLGQTGCASTCSSNGNIIGFRGNSCVCDRLDLSDRPITYRVVKVDNSLCTQWCDPADKSKGTCGGASVQGWPIYDLYKRNNAQIVYENFPSATPTPMSSVYPPAPTGGPKPGDVWHECPPHVVDCPYRNKCPNGKCNYVPKPIVKPCYGCSYNGTGNWTAPTCPPGGCGNGSKPAPAPVPVPVPVPNPPCKDGCNNGNGGNGGNGGNGGDGSNGGNGDNGGNGGDGGSGGNGGSGGNGGNGGNGGNGSSGGNGGSSGGDSSGNGSDGQDDSGGNGGDTPPVIVNSAVKIQSASFISFFLTLSLASILL is encoded by the coding sequence ATGTTGCAATCACTTTTCCTTGCCAGCGCCCTGGCAGTCGGTATCTACGCCCAGTCAACTCCTGACCCTGCTCTCACAGCAAACGGAGCTTTCCAACACCTCGGCTGTGTAGCCATCAGACCTGGAACCTTTCCTCGACAGCTCAACCTAGGTCAGACGGGGTGTGCTTCAACTTGCTCATCAAACGGGAACATCATCGGATTTCGTGGAAATAGCTGTGTCTGTGACCGGCTCGACCTATCCGATCGTCCTATCACGTACCGCGTTGTCAAGGTAGACAACTCCCTCTGCACTCAATGGTGTGACCCAGCCGATAAGTCCAAGGGGACATGCGGAGGTGCTTCGGTACAAGGATGGCCCATCTACGATCTGTACAAGAGAAACAACGCTCAGATCGTTTATGAGAATTTCCCGAGCGCAACGCCAACTCCCATGTCTAGCGTTTATCCTCCTGCTCCGACTGGTGGGCCCAAGCCCGGTGATGTTTGGCACGAGTGCCCACCTCACGTTGTTGACTGCCCCTATCGCAACAAGTGTCCCAATGGGAAGTGCAATTATGTACCCAAGCCCATTGTCAAGCCTTGTTATGGGTGTTCTTACAACGGTACTGGAAACTGGACGGCTCCTACTTGCCCCCCTGGTGGTTGCGGCAATGGTAGTAAGCCAGCCCCAGCTCCAGTTCCAGTTCCCGTCCCGGTCCCCAACCCTCCTTGCAAGGACGGCTGTAATAATGGGAATGGAGGTAACGGCGGAAACGGAGGTAACGGCGGCGATGGTAGCAACGGCGGAAACGGCGATAATGGGGGTAacggtggtgatggtggctCAGGAGGTAACGGTGGTAGTGGCGGTAACGGAGGAAACGGTGGAAATGGAGGCAATGGAAGCTCTGGGGGGAATGGAGGATCCAGTGGTGGTGACAGTTCAGGAAATGGCTCTGACGGTCAAGATGACTCTGGTGGAAATGGAGGGGACACACCTCCCGTTATCGTCAACTCGGCGGTCAAGATCCAAAGCGCAAGCTTTATATCTTTCTTTCTAACACTCTCTTTGGCCTCCATCCTTTTATAG
- a CDS encoding hypothetical protein (BUSCO:2778at5125) has product MSDRGRSPAPGGPSGSGRRPSQSPARSATGSAGGPAGGYPKPLGFDPARLVKQEDQGNTRMELPPDAYISETKKDMFTLREGRFNNEGRSEFIEVNQYRMTKFDFNKKIYQYDVVLSPSPDKIGPVMKKIWAHPVTQKTMQPYKLEMWLFDGKKLAWSPALVDRGEIRFSVDLDEGQRPPGAKPREGGKFLVTIRKTTEIQVAALQGYLSHKISFNNSVQEALNFIDHLVRQFPSKNLLAIKRNFYQTGRPGAPLQDGAIVEVHKGTYASVRMSDNLKNGGVGLGYNIDVANTCFWIGNQPLDKMACNFLATSDPSKYRGHTPGTLNEILKPVRGKTAWESSDAFKQLRKLRRLKFKVKHKGRKNEDKLYTIQDFAFDPKFGEAGHTARTHTFEKDGQQISVYDYYKKMYNVTLRLSHLPLINAGKGGYIPMELAFVESMQRYPFKLNPDQTAAMIKIAVTRPAVRKSDIQKGAAALQIGQDPYLKEYGVNFEAQFAKTEARILPPPTVRFGQGSAEPKFAGRWDLRGKKFFKQNSAPLMNWGFVACEAPVPQAVLSAFATTFKTTFIGHGGKVTGEPQLLNAPSNLRFEPGKLVEWAHEEITRRQGYTQLLFIVVSKKNSGTYERLKKSADCRYGILSQVVLGSHVQKNNGQYHSNVCMKVNAKLGGATACTPPLWKSPTFFPPNRPTMIIGCDVSHAAPGGATASVASMTMSVDPNATRYAAVAETNGYRVEMLTPSNIRFMFGELIPKWKQNHPGQMPAHLIYFRDGVSEGQFAHVLEQEVSEIKKHLGSILPPGKVPKFTVIIATKRHHVRFFPQKGDKNGNPLPGTLVEKEVTHPFMFDFYLNSHVAIQGTARPVHYSVILDEMRMPVNDLQKMIYQQCYSYARSTTPVSLHPAVYYAHLASNRARAHENIATSDGFRTGAKGHEIAREKQAHGITSSAPNRAADAPPLIRLGGPCRQTPADGEQRQRDFFRSTMWFI; this is encoded by the exons ATGTCGGACAGAGGTCGCTCACCCGCTCCGGGGGGGCCCTCGGGCTCGGGAAGACGACCTTCCCAGTCCCCAGCGCGATCCGCAACTGGCTCTGCTGGTGGACCTGCTGGCGGCTATCCCAAACCACTTGGTTTCGATCCTGCCAGGCTTGTAAAGCAGGAGGACCAAGGCAACACCCGCATGGAGTTGCCTCCAGATGCCTACATCTCTGAGACCAAGAAGGACATGTTCACTCTCCGAGAAGGTCGCTTCAACAATGAGGGCAGGTCGGAGTTTATCGAGGTCAATCAATACCGAATGACCAAGTTTGATTTCAACAAGAAGATCTACCAGTACGAT GTCGTTCTGTCTCCCAGCCCTGACAAGATTGGACCGGTCATGAAGAAGATCTGGGCTCATCCCGTCACTCAAAAGACCATGCAGCCGTACAAACTCGAAATGTGGCTCTTCGACGGGAAGAAGCTGGCATGGAGCCCGGCACTTGTCGATCGCGGTGAAATTCGTTTCTCTGTCGATCTGGACGAAGGCCAACGCCCTCCTGGTGCCAAGCCCCGCGAAGGCGGCAAGTTCTTGGTCACTATTCGAAAGACCACTGAGATTCAAGTCGCTGCACTTCAGGGCTATTTGTCTCACAAGATATCGTTCAACAACAGTGTTCAAGAGGCACTGAACTTCATTGACCATCTTGTTCGACAGTTCCCATCAAAGAACCTGCTCGCCATCAAGCGAAACTTCTACCAGACTGGCAGGCCTGGAGCTCCCCTTCAAGATGGAGCTATCGTTGAGGTCCACAAGGGAACCTACGCTTCGGTCCGAATGAGTGACAACTTGAAGAACGGTGGTGTCGGACTTGGCTACAACATTGATGTGGCCAACACCTGTTTCTGGATCGGCAACCAGCCATTGGACAAGATGGCCTGCAATTTCCTCGCTACTAGCGACCCTAGCAAGTACCGAGGACATACTCCTGGTACACTCAATGAGATCCTCAAGCCTGTCCGGGGCAAGACCGCATGGGAGTCATCCGACGCCTTCAAGCAGCTTCGCAAGTTGCGACGTCTCAAGTTCAAGGTCAAGCACAAGGGCCGAAAGAACGAAGACAAACTCTACACCATCCAGGACTTCGCATTCGACCCCAAGTTTGGTGAAGCTGGCCACACGGCCCGCACTCATACATTCGAGAAGGATGGGCAACAAATCTCAGTCTATGACTACTACAAGAAGATGTACAATGTCACTCTGCGACTTTCCCATCTCCCTCTCATCAATGCTGGTAAGGGTGGCTACATTCCCATGGAGCTTGCTTTCGTCGAGAGCATGCAACGCTATCCTTTCAAGTTAAATCCTGATCAGACCGCTGCAATGATCAAGATCGCTGTCACCCGGCCCGCCGTTCGCAAATCCGACATCCAAAAGGGAGCTGCCGCTCTTCAGATCGGCCAAGATCCTTATCTGAAGGAGTATGGCGTCAATTTCGAAGCCCAATTTGCGAAGACCGAGGCTCGTATTTTGCCTCCCCCTACTGTCAGGTTTGGCCAGGGTTCAGCGGAACCCAAGTTTGCTGGTCGCTGGGACTTGCGAGGTAAGAAGTTCTTCAAGCAGAACTCCGCCCCCCTCATGAACTGGGGCTTCGTTGCCTGTGAAGCACCTGTACCCCAGGCTGTTCTTTCGGCATTTGCCACGACTTTCAAGACCACCTTCATCGGCCACGGTGGAAAAGTTACTGGCGAGCCGCAACTCTTGAACGCACCTAGCAACTTGCGTTTCGAACCCGGAAAGCTCGTCGAATGGGCGCACGAGGAGATCACCCGCCGACAGGGTTACACTCAACTCCTGTTCATCGTCGTGTCCAAGAAGAACAGTGGTACCTACGAACGCCTCAAGAAGTCTGCCGATTGCAGATACGGCATCCTCAGCCAAGTTGTCCTTGGTAGCCATGTGCAAAAGAACAATGGTCAATACCACTCCAACGTTTGCATGAAGGTGAACGCCAAGCTTGGTGGTGCTACTGCCTGTACGCCCCCTCTGTGGAAGTCTCCCACATTCTTCCCCCCCAACCGCCCGACTATGATTATAGGCTGCGATGTCTCCCATGCCGCTCCTGGTGGTGCGACTGCTTCAGTTGCTTCCATGACAATGTCTGTGGATCCCAACGCTACTCGATACGCTGCAGTCGCCGAGACGAACGGTTATCGCGTCGAGATGCTCACTCCCTCCAATATCCGCTTCATGTTTGGAGAGCTCATTCCCAAGTGGAAACAAAACCACCCAGGACAGATGCCTGCGCACCTAATCTATTTCCGCGATGGCGTTAGTGAAGGCCAGTTCGCGCATGTATTGGAGCAGGAGGTATCTGAGATCAAGAAGCACCTCGGAAGCATCCTTCCTCCCGGCAAGGTGCCCAAATTCACGGTCATCATTGCCACAAAGCGTCACCACGTCcgcttcttccctcagaagGGAGACAAGAACGGCAACCCTCTGCCTGGTACTCTTGTTGAGAAGGAAGTCACTCACCCATTCATGTTTGACTTTTACCTCAACTCTCATGTTGCTATTCAGGGAACCGCACGACCTGTCCACTACTCTGTGATTCTGGATGAGATGAGAATGCCTGTCAATGATCTTCAAAAGATGATCTACCAGCAGTGCTACTCGTATGCCCGATCCACTACCCCTGTCTCCCTCCACCCTGCTGTTTACTACGCGCATCTCGCTAGCAACCGAGCTCGCGCCCACGAAAACATCGCCACCAGTGACGGATTCAGAACTGGTGCCAAGGGACATGAGATTGCTCGAGAGAAGCAAGCTCACGGAATCACTTCATCAGCTCCTAACAGGGCCGCTGATGCGCCCCCTCTGATCCGTCTGGGAGGCCCTTGCAGACAGACTCCTGCTGATGGCGAGCAGCGACAACGCGACTTCTTCCGCAGTACCATGTGGTTCATCTAA